The following coding sequences are from one Lentimicrobium sp. L6 window:
- a CDS encoding alpha-L-fucosidase — MKNNLILLLLLTLGFSSLQAQEIPKEERLAWFKDAKLGIFIHWGIYSVDGIDESWSFFNGYISHEDYMKQLNGFNAKKYEPKEWAELIKKSGAKYAVLTTKHHDGVALWDSKAGDLNVVDKSKAKKDLLKPFVSAIREQGLKLGFYYSLLDWSHPNYPNATREQKRYEEDAKRWNQFVDFNFAQLDELNQYHPDLWWFDGDWEQSAEMWKAKDIRASLLKATPTTIINSRLQGYGDYATPEQGVPVYPPHDEYWELCMTMNNSWGFQHNDKEYKTSNQIIRILVDCISMGGNLLLDIGPKADGSIPKEQVAILEDLGRWTNKHEKAIYGTRKGIPKEHFNGYTALSKDKTILYLYVDNKPNGPLLIKGLKNKINRIWVVGNGTKLSHKVVGKQYWSSVPGLLYIDVPEEVQDKDVTVIAVLLDGPVDLFKEEIRAIESN; from the coding sequence ATGAAAAATAACCTAATTCTATTATTACTCTTAACACTTGGCTTTTCAAGCCTACAAGCCCAAGAAATTCCAAAAGAAGAAAGACTAGCATGGTTTAAAGATGCGAAACTCGGAATCTTTATCCACTGGGGGATTTATTCAGTGGATGGCATTGATGAGTCCTGGTCTTTTTTTAATGGATATATCTCCCATGAAGATTATATGAAACAGCTCAATGGTTTTAATGCCAAAAAATACGAGCCTAAGGAGTGGGCTGAGTTAATCAAAAAAAGTGGAGCAAAGTATGCGGTACTCACCACCAAGCATCACGATGGAGTGGCGCTTTGGGATAGCAAGGCTGGAGATTTAAATGTGGTGGATAAAAGCAAAGCCAAAAAGGATTTGCTCAAGCCTTTTGTATCTGCCATTAGAGAGCAAGGTTTAAAACTTGGATTTTATTATTCATTACTCGATTGGTCTCATCCCAATTATCCAAATGCCACACGTGAGCAAAAGCGATATGAGGAGGATGCTAAAAGATGGAATCAGTTTGTGGACTTCAATTTTGCTCAGTTGGATGAGCTTAATCAGTACCATCCCGATTTATGGTGGTTCGATGGCGATTGGGAACAAAGTGCCGAAATGTGGAAAGCCAAAGATATAAGAGCTTCCTTACTCAAAGCCACTCCAACGACCATTATCAACTCTCGATTACAAGGTTATGGAGATTATGCTACTCCAGAGCAAGGTGTTCCTGTTTACCCTCCTCACGACGAATATTGGGAATTGTGCATGACCATGAATAATTCTTGGGGATTTCAGCATAATGACAAAGAATATAAAACCAGTAACCAAATCATTAGAATATTGGTAGATTGCATCAGCATGGGCGGAAACTTATTATTAGATATTGGACCAAAAGCAGATGGCAGCATTCCCAAAGAACAAGTGGCTATTTTAGAAGATTTAGGCCGTTGGACCAACAAGCATGAGAAAGCCATTTATGGAACCAGAAAAGGAATTCCCAAAGAACATTTTAATGGATACACCGCTTTATCAAAAGATAAAACCATCCTTTATTTATATGTAGACAACAAACCCAATGGACCATTACTTATAAAAGGACTGAAGAATAAAATCAATAGGATTTGGGTTGTGGGCAATGGAACCAAGCTTTCACATAAAGTGGTGGGGAAACAATATTGGAGTTCTGTTCCGGGCCTATTGTATATTGACGTACCAGAGGAGGTTCAAGATAAAGATGTAACTGTAATAGCAGTTTTGCTTGATGGTCCAGTGGATTTGTTCAAGGAAGAAATACGAGCGATTGAGAGTAATTAG
- a CDS encoding PNGase F N-terminal domain-containing protein → MRSILIAIIVFGFSNLLWAQNYEVKYQRLNNNKLDSTYSYSFKYMDGVAYLSSEGSENKAYIDFNRKVNVDIMTYDEVLYKTVIPFAEIAAPEKMEKAEKILGYKCKKAIFKAFSNTIEVWFTEDAQAKGSPYKSYLPANALALKIVINGSREIRATEIIELDESLELPYPFKEAKEISEAKARELQIRARYTNFPVFDHQQINFEGDIENPPHGQSDVVYRLSNGTVILKKIKVPEIAKQGASVFATITNWSNGDAYDRTGSLFLITQDKEMSMLNALEDSLEVLPVFMDNMDNHYQGIISNEQYDTPVELMRFFTSFGVSHFNHIREIENYLWQDSVVYKQEITSVFPNDEDEVWIGVFIGNYDGGGHYVSLNLQFYPPWSEGEVAEKYIQPLFNTVNIMEMSGQNYGKLFGNDTLEMEFDLPENIENLEMLFTTTGHGGWGGGDEFNPKLNQVFIDGELVFSHIPWRTDCGTYRMSNPASGNFENGLSSSDLSRSNWCPATLTPPYFINLYELKPGKHKVEVVIEQGENEGSSFSSWCVSGVLVGEKTK, encoded by the coding sequence ATGAGGTCAATATTAATAGCGATTATAGTATTTGGTTTTTCGAATCTTTTATGGGCTCAAAACTATGAAGTGAAATATCAAAGGCTTAATAATAATAAACTCGATTCCACCTATTCCTATTCTTTTAAATATATGGATGGAGTGGCTTATTTGTCTTCGGAGGGGTCTGAAAATAAAGCCTATATCGATTTCAATAGAAAGGTGAATGTGGACATCATGACTTATGATGAAGTCTTATATAAAACGGTGATTCCTTTTGCGGAAATTGCTGCTCCTGAGAAAATGGAGAAGGCCGAAAAAATACTGGGTTATAAATGTAAGAAGGCTATTTTTAAAGCTTTTTCCAATACCATAGAAGTTTGGTTTACGGAGGATGCTCAAGCCAAAGGGAGTCCCTATAAAAGCTATTTACCAGCAAATGCATTGGCTTTAAAGATTGTCATTAATGGAAGTAGAGAAATAAGAGCAACAGAGATTATTGAGTTGGACGAGTCCTTGGAACTCCCTTATCCATTTAAAGAGGCCAAAGAAATCTCCGAAGCCAAAGCTCGTGAACTTCAAATTAGGGCTCGCTATACCAATTTTCCGGTTTTCGACCATCAACAAATCAATTTTGAAGGTGATATTGAAAACCCTCCTCATGGACAATCCGATGTGGTTTATCGCTTATCAAATGGAACGGTGATTCTGAAAAAGATAAAAGTTCCAGAGATTGCCAAGCAAGGAGCCAGTGTTTTTGCCACAATCACCAATTGGTCTAATGGTGATGCCTACGATAGAACAGGTTCTTTATTCCTCATTACTCAAGACAAAGAAATGTCAATGCTAAATGCTTTAGAGGATAGCCTTGAAGTATTGCCAGTATTTATGGATAATATGGATAATCATTACCAAGGAATTATTAGTAATGAACAATACGATACGCCTGTTGAACTGATGCGGTTTTTTACTTCTTTTGGCGTTTCGCATTTTAATCATATCAGAGAAATTGAGAATTATCTGTGGCAAGATTCTGTGGTCTATAAGCAAGAAATTACTTCTGTTTTTCCCAATGATGAAGATGAAGTTTGGATAGGCGTTTTTATTGGTAATTATGATGGAGGAGGGCATTATGTAAGCCTCAATCTGCAGTTTTATCCGCCTTGGAGCGAAGGAGAGGTAGCAGAGAAATATATTCAGCCATTGTTCAATACGGTAAATATTATGGAAATGTCGGGGCAGAATTATGGAAAGCTCTTCGGAAATGACACTCTAGAAATGGAATTTGATTTGCCTGAAAATATTGAGAATTTAGAAATGCTTTTTACTACAACTGGTCATGGTGGTTGGGGTGGAGGAGACGAGTTTAACCCTAAACTCAATCAGGTCTTCATCGATGGAGAATTAGTGTTTAGTCATATTCCTTGGCGTACCGATTGTGGAACTTATCGCATGTCGAATCCTGCTTCCGGGAATTTTGAGAATGGTTTATCCTCCTCCGATTTGAGTCGCTCCAATTGGTGCCCAGCAACATTAACTCCTCCATATTTCATTAATCTTTATGAGCTTAAACCAGGGAAACACAAAGTAGAAGTGGTGATAGAACAAGGAGAAAATGAAGGCTCTAGCTTTAGCTCTTGGTGTGTTTCTGGAGTTTTGGTTGGGGAAAAGACAAAGTAA
- a CDS encoding alpha-L-fucosidase translates to MRKSILLFFISIFFISMSYSQAIYEEERYVPETNPEVLAKLAQWQDLKFGLLMHWGAYSQWGIVESWSLSPEEYGWCERKMGENPENYNAYVKEYEALKTTFNPVKFAPEKWAEAADYAGVRYMIFTTKHHDGFCMFDSKYTDYKITDEGCAFSPNPRSNVTLEIFDAFREKGMWAGAYFSKPDWHHPQYWDPYYPPRDRNVNYEPEANPEKWQKYMDFTHNQILELLTDYGKVDILWLDGGWVAKDSKETITSWYDKQLAATENGYIKHRMVNQDIKMDELVAKARQIRPDLLVVDRAVHGINQNYLTPENRVPESTLDYPWESCIISGGGWAHTKNAKYMSGREGVQLLVDIVAKGGNLLLNVAPTPEGKWQQGAYDLLKEYGDWMAVNSEAIYRSKAIFPYKVDNICLTQGEEGQVYYFYMAEEDEGSLPTKIHIPVPQDSKIKNIQLLGSPKKLKWKKTEEGFDIEIPKSLQKQAPCKYVWVFKTISK, encoded by the coding sequence ATGAGAAAATCTATTCTTTTATTTTTTATTTCAATATTTTTTATTTCCATGTCTTATTCTCAAGCCATTTACGAGGAGGAGAGATATGTGCCAGAAACCAATCCAGAGGTTCTAGCAAAACTTGCCCAATGGCAGGATTTGAAGTTCGGCTTATTGATGCACTGGGGAGCTTATAGCCAATGGGGAATAGTAGAATCTTGGTCATTATCACCAGAAGAATATGGCTGGTGCGAAAGAAAAATGGGAGAAAATCCAGAGAACTATAATGCTTATGTGAAAGAATATGAGGCTTTAAAAACGACTTTTAATCCTGTGAAATTTGCCCCAGAGAAATGGGCAGAAGCGGCTGATTATGCAGGGGTTAGATACATGATTTTCACCACCAAGCATCACGATGGATTTTGTATGTTCGATTCTAAATATACCGATTATAAAATTACCGATGAGGGATGCGCTTTCTCCCCTAATCCCAGATCGAATGTGACTTTAGAAATATTTGATGCTTTTAGAGAAAAAGGAATGTGGGCTGGAGCTTATTTCTCTAAACCCGATTGGCACCATCCTCAATATTGGGACCCTTATTATCCGCCACGTGATAGAAATGTGAATTATGAGCCAGAAGCCAATCCTGAAAAATGGCAGAAATATATGGATTTCACCCATAATCAGATTCTAGAATTACTGACAGATTATGGTAAAGTTGATATTCTTTGGCTCGACGGAGGATGGGTGGCCAAAGACAGTAAAGAAACCATCACCTCTTGGTACGACAAACAACTAGCAGCCACAGAAAATGGCTATATTAAACATCGCATGGTGAATCAAGACATTAAGATGGACGAGTTGGTGGCGAAAGCCAGACAAATCCGTCCTGATTTATTAGTCGTGGATAGAGCCGTTCATGGCATTAATCAGAATTATTTGACGCCAGAAAATCGAGTTCCAGAATCTACCTTAGACTATCCTTGGGAATCTTGTATCATCAGTGGTGGAGGTTGGGCACATACCAAGAATGCCAAATATATGAGTGGTAGAGAAGGGGTGCAACTTTTGGTTGACATCGTAGCCAAAGGAGGGAATTTACTCTTAAATGTAGCGCCAACTCCAGAAGGAAAATGGCAGCAAGGGGCTTACGATTTATTGAAAGAATATGGCGATTGGATGGCTGTCAATAGTGAAGCTATTTATAGAAGCAAAGCTATCTTCCCCTATAAAGTTGATAATATTTGCTTAACTCAAGGTGAAGAAGGGCAAGTATATTATTTTTATATGGCAGAAGAAGACGAAGGCAGTTTGCCTACAAAAATTCATATTCCAGTTCCACAGGATTCCAAAATTAAAAACATCCAATTATTGGGTTCTCCTAAAAAACTAAAATGGAAAAAGACAGAGGAGGGCTTTGATATAGAAATTCCTAAATCATTACAGAAGCAAGCGCCTTGTAAATATGTTTGGGTATTTAAAACCATCAGTAAATAA
- a CDS encoding sensor histidine kinase KdpD, whose translation MKDNLISVLAHDLRNPLGHFMQMTNFLVEDFSSFEREEILSHLIGINESSKNTYDLLENILNWQLTRKNSNHIILRSEDIKPQVDVIITQLNYLAIAKNIKIVNGMNEDSYAMVDKKLFHTIIRNLVVNSIKFSYSGGEIIISSQELTVNDINYLKVSITDKGIGMDENQIHEILGGNEIKINYGTEREKGTGLGLIICKEFIELLGGEFNIESTKGQGSTVYVMLKSEKNDN comes from the coding sequence ATGAAGGACAATTTGATTTCGGTTTTGGCCCATGATCTTAGAAATCCATTGGGTCACTTTATGCAAATGACCAATTTTTTAGTCGAAGATTTTAGTTCTTTTGAGAGAGAGGAAATATTAAGCCATCTAATAGGTATTAATGAATCCAGTAAAAACACCTATGACTTACTTGAAAATATTCTTAATTGGCAGCTTACTCGTAAAAACTCAAACCATATTATATTAAGGTCAGAAGATATAAAACCTCAAGTAGATGTTATTATTACTCAATTGAATTACCTAGCCATAGCTAAAAATATTAAGATTGTTAATGGGATGAATGAAGATAGCTATGCTATGGTTGATAAAAAGCTGTTTCATACCATTATCAGGAACCTTGTCGTTAATTCCATAAAATTCTCTTATTCTGGTGGTGAGATAATAATAAGTAGCCAAGAGCTTACTGTAAATGATATAAACTATCTGAAAGTTAGCATTACAGATAAGGGCATAGGAATGGATGAAAATCAAATACACGAGATTTTAGGGGGCAATGAAATAAAAATAAATTATGGTACTGAAAGAGAGAAGGGGACAGGTTTAGGTCTCATTATTTGTAAAGAGTTTATTGAGCTTTTAGGAGGCGAATTCAATATAGAAAGTACAAAGGGTCAGGGGAGTACCGTTTATGTGATGCTAAAAAGTGAGAAAAATGATAATTAA
- a CDS encoding CHASE domain-containing protein produces the protein MIFKNNYIRAIFVTILSFLFLFFMAYRYTSFQRGQWERDVRTAALDVLIGKKSKLEKALYSRIYYTKGLASFVSLNPNITTEEFNILAQDFAKDDTIIGSLALSKDCIIGAIYPLEGHEAAIGLDLLNHPERAEIVNKTIETRKTFVAGPVDLVEGGVAFISYTPVFDKTITETGVFWGVADIVINMNALFNEAELKTVENDFEFALRGYNGTGIKGKVFYGKEEVFNSDPETVIINLPYGIWVMASKPVDGWEAFYDQDRFLYLSLIFSSFVISLLLGLLVHAILKIQLNERRLKAIFNSLDSLIIEFDKNGKYLSVAATQPGLLAKPANELIGMNITEIVDVDTAVLYRNAFLKCLKNKELVVFEYPLIIEGKKRWFQGRVSYKNANSVILMPLISPKIKRMRNQFYNRIK, from the coding sequence ATGATATTCAAAAATAATTATATTCGAGCCATATTCGTAACCATTTTAAGTTTTTTATTTCTGTTTTTTATGGCTTACAGATATACCAGTTTTCAACGTGGGCAGTGGGAAAGAGATGTTAGAACGGCTGCACTTGATGTATTAATTGGAAAAAAATCAAAACTTGAAAAAGCATTATATTCGCGTATCTATTATACTAAAGGATTAGCTTCCTTTGTTTCATTAAATCCCAATATTACCACTGAAGAATTCAATATCCTTGCACAGGACTTTGCAAAAGATGATACTATTATTGGTTCTTTGGCCTTGTCTAAAGACTGTATTATTGGAGCTATTTATCCACTCGAAGGTCATGAAGCTGCTATAGGACTCGATTTACTAAATCATCCTGAACGAGCCGAAATAGTGAATAAAACCATTGAAACTCGAAAGACATTTGTAGCTGGTCCAGTAGATTTGGTTGAAGGAGGCGTTGCCTTCATTAGTTACACTCCGGTTTTTGATAAAACCATTACCGAAACTGGTGTTTTTTGGGGAGTTGCCGATATCGTTATAAATATGAATGCTTTATTTAATGAGGCGGAATTAAAAACGGTTGAAAATGATTTTGAATTTGCTTTAAGAGGATATAACGGTACGGGGATTAAAGGGAAAGTATTTTATGGTAAGGAGGAGGTTTTTAATAGTGATCCGGAAACGGTAATCATTAATCTCCCCTATGGGATTTGGGTTATGGCATCAAAGCCTGTAGACGGTTGGGAAGCCTTTTATGATCAAGATCGCTTTTTGTATTTATCTCTTATTTTCAGCTCTTTTGTTATCAGCCTTCTATTGGGTCTTTTAGTCCATGCTATTTTAAAAATACAATTGAATGAGCGAAGGTTGAAAGCGATTTTTAATTCTTTAGATAGTCTTATTATTGAATTCGATAAAAATGGTAAATACTTAAGTGTTGCCGCCACTCAACCTGGTCTTTTGGCAAAACCTGCGAATGAATTAATAGGTATGAATATTACAGAAATTGTGGATGTTGATACAGCTGTTCTATATAGAAACGCTTTTTTAAAGTGTCTGAAAAACAAAGAATTAGTGGTTTTTGAATACCCATTGATTATTGAGGGTAAAAAACGGTGGTTCCAAGGAAGGGTATCCTATAAGAATGCTAATTCTGTAATTTTAATGCCATTGATATCACCAAAAATAAAGAGAATGAGGAATCAATTCTACAATCGAATCAAATGA
- a CDS encoding M1 family metallopeptidase, with product MKVRFLMMVVLALCIGPVLAQKTNELYMPREYKQAYENETRTHEGRAGKNYFQNKTDYVIKAEFFPDTKLLVGSEIIRYYNNSPDTLSWIYMNLFQNLYKKGEARDSYLDANSIHDGVQIKSIKVNGMEIELESMTYYSTILVFPVPDKVHPASETKIEVEWQQLMPLSAMRRIGTYDESSFCVGYWYPKMSVYDDIVGWNTFGHTGNAEFYSDYGGFDVEITVPAEYNVWSSGVLQNTKEIFRDKYIQRIEEASKSDEVIHIIDENDRDENKITLAGKKHIWRFKASNLPDFAFIVSNKYLWDATSAKVGDSRVLVNSVYNKNSENFRKVTEISKKSIEYYSNIVPAILYPYPLFTAFNGEAKGMEFPAMINDREEDEFSTLFTTTHEIAHTYFPFYVGTNEQEYGWMDEGLVSIIGISALVEFMESDEASIFPLVNKKYHAESAKLAIDIPLMTGTHSAGDFTSGFMTYVRPITAFSLLFDYMGKDKFYQAIREFTEQWKDKHPIPYDMFYAFNKVANEDLGWFWEPWFFDLGYADIGIGRIDYGTDEITINVENLGSFPIPVHMLVNYKNGESFSVNKRMDIWKSGIKSCQILVPKGEIAEIVLDTNTPEAYYVNNILSY from the coding sequence ATGAAAGTGAGATTTTTAATGATGGTCGTTCTTGCATTATGCATAGGGCCTGTTTTGGCGCAAAAAACCAATGAGTTATATATGCCTAGGGAGTATAAACAAGCTTATGAGAATGAAACAAGGACACATGAAGGAAGGGCTGGGAAAAACTATTTCCAAAACAAAACCGATTATGTAATTAAGGCAGAATTTTTTCCCGACACCAAATTATTAGTTGGTAGCGAAATCATTAGATATTATAATAATAGCCCAGATACCTTATCATGGATTTATATGAATTTGTTCCAAAATTTATATAAGAAAGGAGAAGCTAGAGATTCTTATTTGGATGCCAATAGTATTCACGATGGAGTTCAAATTAAAAGCATAAAAGTTAATGGGATGGAAATAGAACTGGAATCTATGACCTATTATTCCACCATATTGGTTTTTCCAGTTCCAGATAAAGTTCATCCTGCTTCGGAAACTAAAATTGAAGTTGAATGGCAACAATTGATGCCGCTTTCTGCCATGCGTAGAATTGGAACTTATGATGAAAGCAGCTTTTGCGTGGGGTATTGGTATCCAAAAATGAGTGTATATGACGACATTGTGGGTTGGAATACTTTTGGACATACTGGAAATGCTGAGTTTTACAGTGATTATGGTGGTTTTGATGTGGAGATAACTGTTCCGGCAGAATATAATGTGTGGTCATCGGGTGTATTGCAAAACACCAAAGAAATATTTCGTGATAAATATATTCAGAGAATAGAGGAGGCTTCCAAATCAGATGAAGTCATTCATATTATCGATGAAAATGATAGAGATGAAAATAAAATTACATTAGCGGGTAAAAAACATATTTGGAGATTTAAGGCCAGTAATTTGCCTGATTTTGCATTTATCGTGAGTAATAAGTATTTATGGGATGCGACAAGTGCAAAAGTTGGAGATAGTAGAGTATTGGTAAATTCGGTTTATAATAAGAATTCTGAAAATTTTCGAAAGGTGACTGAAATCAGTAAAAAATCCATTGAATATTATTCAAATATTGTGCCTGCCATTCTTTATCCATACCCACTATTCACTGCCTTTAACGGAGAAGCAAAAGGAATGGAATTCCCCGCTATGATTAACGATCGAGAAGAAGATGAGTTTAGTACCTTGTTTACCACCACACATGAAATTGCCCATACCTATTTCCCTTTTTATGTTGGCACCAATGAGCAGGAATATGGCTGGATGGATGAAGGCTTGGTTTCTATCATTGGAATTTCAGCATTAGTAGAATTCATGGAATCTGATGAAGCATCAATATTCCCATTAGTCAATAAAAAGTATCATGCAGAATCGGCCAAACTAGCCATAGATATTCCACTTATGACAGGAACCCATAGTGCTGGAGATTTTACTTCTGGATTCATGACCTATGTTCGTCCAATAACAGCTTTCAGTTTGTTATTTGATTATATGGGAAAAGATAAATTTTATCAGGCCATTAGAGAGTTCACCGAACAATGGAAAGACAAACACCCAATTCCATATGATATGTTTTATGCCTTCAATAAAGTAGCTAATGAGGATTTGGGCTGGTTTTGGGAGCCTTGGTTTTTTGATCTAGGATATGCTGATATCGGAATAGGAAGGATTGATTATGGGACAGATGAAATAACAATCAATGTAGAAAACCTTGGTTCTTTTCCAATACCTGTGCACATGTTGGTAAATTATAAAAATGGGGAATCTTTTTCTGTGAACAAGAGGATGGATATCTGGAAATCTGGAATTAAATCCTGTCAAATATTAGTCCCAAAAGGTGAAATTGCAGAAATAGTTTTGGATACCAATACACCTGAAGCCTATTATGTGAATAATATTCTTTCCTACTAA
- a CDS encoding YdeI family protein, whose amino-acid sequence MSKSELKSICPTNKQEWRKWLERNHLIEDAVWLIVFKKSSKTPTISWSDAVDEALCFGWIDSVKKSIDSERYMQYYGKRKANSIWSKINKDKVAHLSQQDLIFPAGLEIIEKAKQNGNWVLLDDVEKLIIPNDLEESFKIYPSSKDFFLSLSKSVRKGLLAWIVMAKRAETREKRVREVAEKAGEHLLPKAFS is encoded by the coding sequence ATGAGCAAATCCGAATTAAAAAGCATCTGCCCTACCAATAAACAAGAATGGAGAAAATGGCTAGAACGAAATCATTTAATTGAGGATGCTGTGTGGCTGATCGTATTCAAGAAAAGCTCAAAAACGCCAACCATTTCTTGGAGTGATGCCGTTGACGAAGCCTTGTGTTTTGGCTGGATTGATAGTGTAAAAAAGTCCATCGATTCGGAGAGGTATATGCAGTATTATGGCAAAAGAAAAGCCAATAGCATCTGGTCAAAAATCAATAAGGATAAAGTAGCCCACTTATCGCAACAAGATTTGATATTCCCTGCCGGATTAGAAATTATTGAAAAGGCAAAACAAAACGGAAATTGGGTCCTTTTAGATGATGTGGAAAAACTTATCATCCCCAATGATTTAGAGGAGTCTTTTAAAATATATCCATCCTCCAAAGATTTCTTTCTGAGCTTGAGTAAATCCGTGCGCAAAGGATTATTGGCATGGATAGTGATGGCTAAACGAGCTGAAACCAGAGAAAAACGAGTAAGAGAAGTTGCTGAAAAGGCTGGGGAGCATCTTTTGCCTAAGGCGTTTTCGTGA
- a CDS encoding RluA family pseudouridine synthase, with protein MQKKRIIFSKPSKKHAPKGMVILYEDQDIIVVNKESGLLAVSTDKEKDKTAHFILNDYVKKGNARSKNRVFIVHRLDRDTSGILVFAKSEKVKRYLQDEWATFSKTYFAVVHGQLDDREGEMISYLAENKVYIVYSVKDPAKGKLAKTGYKVLKESGKYSLLEIQLFTGRKNQIRVHLAEKEHPVLGDKVYGRIDKGIKRLTLHAASLTLFHPLTNEEMTFDTEIPQYFKTLVNYKA; from the coding sequence TTGCAGAAAAAAAGAATCATATTTAGTAAGCCCTCTAAAAAACATGCACCTAAGGGAATGGTCATTCTTTACGAAGATCAGGATATTATCGTGGTGAATAAAGAAAGTGGCTTGTTAGCGGTGAGTACTGATAAGGAAAAAGATAAAACAGCCCATTTTATTCTGAATGATTACGTGAAAAAGGGAAATGCAAGATCCAAGAACAGAGTATTTATAGTGCATCGATTGGACAGAGACACCTCTGGAATTTTGGTTTTTGCCAAAAGCGAAAAAGTGAAACGCTATTTACAAGACGAATGGGCTACTTTTAGCAAAACCTATTTTGCGGTGGTACATGGTCAGCTAGATGATAGAGAAGGCGAGATGATCTCTTATCTTGCAGAAAACAAGGTGTATATAGTGTATTCTGTAAAAGACCCTGCTAAAGGTAAACTAGCCAAAACTGGCTATAAAGTGCTTAAGGAATCGGGTAAATATAGTTTGCTCGAAATACAGCTATTTACAGGGAGGAAAAATCAAATTCGTGTTCACTTAGCAGAAAAGGAACATCCTGTGCTAGGTGATAAAGTATACGGAAGGATAGATAAAGGCATTAAAAGATTGACGCTTCATGCTGCTTCATTGACTTTGTTTCACCCTCTGACCAACGAAGAAATGACTTTTGATACAGAGATTCCTCAGTATTTTAAAACGCTGGTCAATTATAAAGCTTGA